The window attttcatttttgggtgaactaacagaCTGAAGATAAGATGTAAAGAATCAGAAATATTCAAAATTCACACTAGGATGAGGATCACACCTAATTACTCATGCTAGAAATCAGTATCTGTCTACTGTCTCCATTTTATTTTGGTGTTTCTTGGATACGGTTTAAAAAATTATACCACAGTAAAAGCAAAGGCAAAGTGATCCTCAACTGAGTGTGTGTGGACATGCACTacctacatttaaaacattttggtgaCAGTCACAGCTCTGTTTTACAGTCACGGATAGACCCTCCTAAACTCCAACGTTCTGAGGGAGGAGGTCGTAATGCACTTCTGGATGACATTCAGAAGGGTGCAAGGCTGAAAAAAGTTGGACAGGTCAATGACCGTAGTGCCCCCATCCTTTACAGTGAGTCAAAATCACATTCATTCAAATAATCTTGTTTCTAATCACACAACTTCTCCAGTACTATAATGTGGTATTAATAACCCTGAGAATGCTAATCAACTGTAAATTGAAAAAGTCAGGGTCACTTAGCAACAATCAGTCTGTTTTTAAGCTTGGGTACTCTAGATACTAAACTGAAAAAGTTTCAAGTTCATTTCCAAATTGGGGTTGATGTGATTTGGAAGACCAAAACTTAAATCTTTATCTCCTCTATGATAGTCAACACTGGAATGTTGTTTATTGGTGTAACCAGAGCTACCCACATATCAGTTTCAGTTCTATTGCTGTTATTCACATTGTTCACTGTGGGAGCCTGTACAAAATGAATCtctcataaagaaaataaaggagTTTTAGAGAACAAACGAGTGCCAGAGAAAACCAGGCGTCTGAGAAAGTCTGAATTGCTGATAAGCTGTAAGCACTTATCTGTGGCAGAGCAATATTTGAGTTCAAGGTCTACAACAACTGTTCTTAAACTTCAATATGCAGTAGCAGATAAACAGGGTTAAGACAGACTTTAGGAAGTGGTGGAGTGAGAATCATTTAGAGAGGATGGGGTCAAAATGCTCCTTGTCTTCCTCTTTATTACAAAGGACAGAAGAATTCTCTGCTGGGCTCAGGACCTGCTTTAAAAAGCTATTGGCTTACGTTAGGTCAAAGTTCATGGATTTTTTTGCACCATCAGTATTTGTCTTGATGTTTTGaggtcttttttttgttgttgtctttttggttctTTTAGCTATGTTGGTTCTGAAGCATTTCTGTCAAAAAAACATGGTCCTAATCCCATCCCTATCTATCAACTACCACTAAAATTAGAGGGAAATGAAAGGTTGAAAGAGTATTGTTCTAGCCCTAACCCCTGCCCTAATCCTGAAATCTGAATGGTTGATAGAAATGTTGTTGATCCAGGAACAACAAGAGAGATCACAGTAGCCATGATGGTGATTCTATTTGTCTGCAGAGCCTAAAGTGAGCAGTGTGGATGACAGTGGGACTGTTGGGAACTCTGCAAACACAACAGGGTCTGCTGCACCTGCAATGGGTCCAAGTCTTGGAGGACTGTTTGCTGGGGGATTTCCTGTACTCAAACCAGCTGGACAAAGAGACAAACAGCCACAGCACAACACAGGTATTGAAGTTAGATATATTTATGCTCAAACAATCTAATTTACAATGGCTGATGATGActtaagtgatagttcacccaaaaatgaaaattctgtcataattgaccatgttgttccaaactcggaagactttctttcttccactgtACGAGCACTGGCATATGCAATTTAATGCCATATCATGAACAGGTGTGTTTACAGGTGATTTATTGCAATGTAAATTACTTAAACAGCAAACACAATGGTGGGAAACAATAATCATGTACTCGAATGTCATATTATTTACTAAATTCTGCAGTTTCAGTTCCCCTGATTTTGATTGGAAACATGAcagaagatgtgtgcaaagtgTCATTTATTTTCCTTGACATACTGTGTCCCATTTGGTTTTTAATATGGAACACAATTCTATTCCCTTAAATATGGGACGATTACGTATTAAAACATGAGGGATGTTTGACAACCCTAGTTCCGTGCCACCTGGAATTgaatttgattctgattggccaatGACGCCATCTAGTGGTGTGATATTTCTGCGTAACAACCGCACATTTGGGAATTAAGTGATATGAGACTGGTAATTCGGGTATTGCAAGGCTTTTCTAATTCTTTGATTACTTCGCAATCTCTGTAAgtaagtgtggcagggtggagggaggggccgggtcgtgatcctacacacccggtctcgtattaggcagggtggagggcggggccgggtcgtgatcctacacacccggtctcgccctccgccctgccacagtaagctaataaaataatttcaactcaatgTTGTTAAcacatttcatgtccatttatttatttatttggcaagtagttttgtaataagctggataattaTCAGTAAGACAGTCATTGTTtactaaataaacaccaacagtaCTTCAACGCGAACCGGAGGTGGACTTCAATCTTCTTACATAGTTAAATAATTTCAAcgcaaatctatatttttacatccattattttatttatatggtttgtagccatgtaataagcgggataatgtacagtcagctggttgatatcacaaaataaaccccttcggGGCCAGTcaaggtttattttgcgataacatccggctgactgtacatatCCCTTAAAGAAGCTGAGCTACAATCGCATTACAGTGGTCTGATTGAAATCGAActttgtgaatggtgactgaggctaacactctGCCAAACGtatcttttatgttccatggcaGACAAAGttatgagggtgggtaaattattTCTTGTGATATAACTTGTGATATTTTGGTTGTGATAACTCAAGATATGGTTGCTTCTGTTTCAGTGTCTCGTTCAGGCTCTACCACCAGTCTGAAGCATCCTCTTTGGAATCCTCCATCACAGGGAGACCGATTTAGAAGAAGTGCACCTGATCTTTCCCCACCCCACAAACCTTTGGACAGAACTCCCTCTTTGTCTAAAGCTCGGCCCGTTTCCTCATACACGGCTCCACCCTCCCCCAGCCAAACAGCACATCCTACTTTCAAACTTCCATCTACACCTTGTTCtgcccctccccctcctcctcctcatagTAATAAACCCCCTCCTCTACCCTCTGGTCCACCTCCTCCCCCGCCTCCTTATATGGCCAAACCCTCTTGGTTGTCTGTCAAGTCACACTCCATTCCCATGCCCACAACTCCGCCTCCTCCACTGCCTCCCTCGGCATCTGCATCCTCACTTCCTGACAGGTCATCTTGTGTCTTTTATCCTCCACCCCCTCCTCCAACCTCTCTACCTGACAGGTCATCTGGGGTCTTCTACCCTCCGCCTCCTCCACCTCATCCATCATTACCGCCATCCTCACTCCCTAACAGGTCATCTGGAGTGTTCTTCCCTCCGCCCCCTTCTCCAGAACTGTTACAAATGAATGACAGTCATTTAGGCCCTCCTCTCCCACCTCCAAAAGTACCTGCTATGCCTTCACCCACATACAGGCCCAGTGTACCACCATTGCCACCCTCCTACCCTTGTTCTGCCCCCAGTAGACGACCCCCTGCAGTGCCTCGAAGTGCAGGTAGATAATTAATAACTACTATTTGACTTCCATTAAGTGCATCTATGAATTTATATGACCATGAGAATTAATGGCAAATGACCACAGTAAAACACTTTCATTCATGTGTTGGATATGTATTTGAAGTGGTGTATCTGTTAAGATTGTTGAATTAACAGGTGCTCCACGGCTGGCTCCACCTCCCGCTCCACCAGCTCGTTCTCCTAACACTGAACTGTCCATTAGGATCCCGCCCACACTTCCCCTCCCACCATCAGCCCCACCCAGCTCAGTACGGAACGGACACCTGGTCACCAGTATAGGTGAGACTCTGGGTCGTCATTAGACGTGAACTATACAGGAAAGAAACTAAAGGCCTAAATGGTCTATTAACAACAGGTACTTgtcaatgtaaataacaataagCAGTTAATCTGGAAAAGCATTAGATTTAATGCCATAATTACAGGCATTGAATATATAATgtctatgtacagtatatatttgcaTATCAAGTGTAAGATGCCGCTTCTGTTCTTTTCAACTTACAGAAGTGTTTTTGTCTACTTTTCAGATGACTTTGAATCAAAGTTTCATTTTCATCCAATTGAGGACTTCCCCCCTCCTGAAGAGTTCAGGCCCTTCCCACGTATCTACCCCAGCAAGGAGAACAGAGGTACAAAAACCtctttgtgtgagagtgtatgagtggaAAGGTGAAGTCTCTGTTCAATGACAGTGCTCACATTGTGGCTTCTGTTCATAGACAGGCCTAATACAGATGGTCAGATGTACATTACTCACTGTAATGCAAAATCCACAAATTCCCTAAACATACTGctgcagggcggagggcggggccgggttgtgattccgcacaccctgcccctaatcaggcttattagacctcgagagggataaaggttgactgaagacggcagtgcgacagagagagagagagattcacggacagctgtccgacactttgtgtgtttgtctttttggttgagttttatattaaactatatttatattgtcaagccggttcttgcctcctcctttcccttgaaccCCCTTTACACTGAGCCCGGCTGCCTGAGAGTGGAGGtacggccgctgaccgcgaggggaggaggggctcctaacttACAGCCTGGAGCAGGTCAGAGCCAcagccaggggacggaggagacccctagcagccgctgaaatgcggcgggtCTGAGACAGGCGACTGCGAGGGGATATTTTtatggccgaccgcctggagcgggagaactgctgctAGGGAggggggagaccccttccatccaTCGGAAtacggcggggcattccgtccaccaggggccagaggactgccaCTGATCCTCCCAGGGAGGTGCAGCTGtagtccattagagggtggacgagtggccgaggaccaagctacggcatattggtgaaccggcttgacaatataaataatagtttaatagatctgaaccaaaaaagacaaacacacaaaggtgttggacagctgtccgtgaatctctctctctttgtcgcactgccgtcttcagtcggcctttatccctctcaagggctaattagcATGATtaagggccgggtgtgcagaatcatgacccggccccaccctctgccctgccacacatacaTAAGTCTCTGTTACAATGAAAACCTGGTTGTACCTGGTTATAAGGAGATGTAAGCCAAAACATTACACATAATGTACTGCATTTTGTAGAACTGCATTTACCATGTTTCTGTGAGTTTCTCAGAGGATtggtttaatttaaaaaacatctgAAACTATGCCCTTTCAATGGAAAACTTACCTTTCCTCTTGGTAACAAGTGGCAAAATGAACTCTTCCTGTTTTGTTTTCACAGTCAACCCACAACCTCCTGCCATGAGGACTCATATAAGATGAAATGTGACAATACCATGTTTGGTGCTAACCTTTATCTGGACATTTATAATCATCATCAACTCCATTATCAGTGAAGAACAGCAgccaaaattttagttttattcaa of the Xyrauchen texanus isolate HMW12.3.18 chromosome 10, RBS_HiC_50CHRs, whole genome shotgun sequence genome contains:
- the LOC127650832 gene encoding WAS/WASL-interacting protein family member 3-like codes for the protein MPVPPPPLPPPLPPPPAPPPPTPPALASAQSRIDPPKLQRSEGGGRNALLDDIQKGARLKKVGQVNDRSAPILYKPKVSSVDDSGTVGNSANTTGSAAPAMGPSLGGLFAGGFPVLKPAGQRDKQPQHNTVSRSGSTTSLKHPLWNPPSQGDRFRRSAPDLSPPHKPLDRTPSLSKARPVSSYTAPPSPSQTAHPTFKLPSTPCSAPPPPPPHSNKPPPLPSGPPPPPPPYMAKPSWLSVKSHSIPMPTTPPPPLPPSASASSLPDRSSCVFYPPPPPPTSLPDRSSGVFYPPPPPPHPSLPPSSLPNRSSGVFFPPPPSPELLQMNDSHLGPPLPPPKVPAMPSPTYRPSVPPLPPSYPCSAPSRRPPAVPRSAGAPRLAPPPAPPARSPNTELSIRIPPTLPLPPSAPPSSVRNGHLVTSIDDFESKFHFHPIEDFPPPEEFRPFPRIYPSKENRVNPQPPAMRTHIR